A section of the Gemmatimonadaceae bacterium genome encodes:
- a CDS encoding aldo/keto reductase, translated as MHTRSLGQLQVSAIGYGCMGLSMSYGQPTEKSQAIALIRAAVERGVTFFDTAQVYGPFVNEEVVGEALAPVRDQVVIATKFGFRYDEAGKEAGLDSTPAQIRRMTDDSLRRLRTDVIDLYYQHRVDPNVPMEDVAGTVRELIAEGKVKHFGLSECGVRNIRRAHAVQPVTALQSEYSLWWREPEEAILPVLEELGIGFVPFSPLGKGFLTGAIDATTTFDATDFRNVVPRFTAENRAANQAMVALVARIAREKGATPAQVALGWVLAQKPWIVPIPGTTKLHRLEENLGGAEVTFTAGELAEIDRAAAAIPVQGERYPAAAQARIDR; from the coding sequence ATGCACACGCGCTCGCTCGGCCAGCTGCAAGTCTCCGCCATCGGGTACGGCTGCATGGGGCTCAGCATGAGTTACGGGCAGCCGACCGAGAAGTCGCAGGCTATCGCCCTCATCCGCGCGGCCGTGGAGCGCGGCGTGACCTTCTTCGACACGGCGCAGGTGTACGGCCCGTTCGTGAACGAGGAGGTGGTGGGTGAGGCGCTGGCTCCGGTGCGCGACCAGGTGGTGATTGCGACCAAGTTCGGCTTCCGGTACGACGAGGCGGGGAAGGAGGCGGGGCTCGACTCGACCCCCGCGCAGATCCGTCGCATGACAGACGACTCGTTGCGACGGCTGCGCACCGACGTCATCGACCTCTACTACCAGCATCGCGTCGACCCTAACGTTCCAATGGAGGATGTGGCGGGGACGGTGCGCGAGCTGATCGCCGAGGGGAAGGTGAAGCACTTCGGGCTCTCCGAGTGCGGGGTGCGCAATATCCGCCGCGCGCATGCGGTGCAGCCGGTGACGGCGCTGCAGAGCGAGTACTCGCTGTGGTGGCGCGAACCGGAGGAGGCGATCCTGCCGGTGCTGGAGGAGTTGGGGATCGGCTTCGTCCCCTTCTCGCCGTTAGGCAAGGGGTTCCTGACGGGGGCCATCGACGCCACGACGACCTTCGACGCGACCGACTTCCGCAACGTGGTACCGCGCTTCACGGCGGAGAACCGCGCCGCGAACCAGGCGATGGTCGCCCTGGTCGCGCGTATTGCGCGTGAGAAGGGGGCGACGCCGGCACAGGTGGCGCTGGGGTGGGTGCTGGCGCAGAAGCCGTGGATCGTCCCGATCCCGGGGACGACGAAGCTCCATCGTCTGGAGGAGAACCTCGGGGGCGCCGAGGTGACGTTCACGGCGGGGGAGCTGGCGGAGATTGACCGCGCGGCGGCGGCGATCCCGGTGCAGGGGGAGAGGTATCCGGCGGCGGCGCAGGCGCGGATTGATCGGTGA